A single region of the Vicia villosa cultivar HV-30 ecotype Madison, WI linkage group LG4, Vvil1.0, whole genome shotgun sequence genome encodes:
- the LOC131600461 gene encoding probable 2-oxoglutarate-dependent dioxygenase AOP1 translates to MGSENEMIPCLDFSGVDDNIEGSEEWEKMSGKVREALESYGCFILMYDKNKIPKSLCENMLLGMKELFDLPEEVKRKYVSTRPYSSYKSDCPKFPLTQTFGIDDAFVEDNALAFTSLMWPQGNSTFCETMKTLSSKMHELSFLILKMIKDSYNLPKQYSSDIEDLKNTGHLRVMKYKIPKTNQDCEIALLPHTDKSTLTMLYQNEVQGLHVQTKANKWIQLNIPQEGFVVIVGDILKAWSNGRLHAPTHKVMMCGEKERYSFAEFTLPKEDVKIEVPSELVDDEVHPLRYRSFTYGDYLKYYVSTLKENALEAYLGV, encoded by the exons ATGGGTAGTGAGAATGAAATGATCCCATGTCTAGATTTTTCAGGAGTTGATGATAATATTGAAGGGAGTGAAGAATGGGAAAAAATGAGTGGAAAAGTGAGAGAGGCATTGGAGAGTTATGGTTGTTTCATATTAATGTATGATAAGAACAAGATTCCAAAGAGTTTGTGTGAGAACATGTTACTAGGAATGAAAGAGTTGTTTGATTTACCGGAAGAAGTTAAGAGGAAGTATGTAAGTACAAGGCCTTACAGCAGCTACAAAAGTGATTGTCCTAAGTTTCCTCTAACTCAAACCTTTGGAATTGATGATGCTTTTGTTGAGGATAATGCTCTTGCTTTTACTAGTCTCATGTGGCCTCAAGGAAATTCAACTTTCtg TGAGACAATGAAGACCTTGAGCTCCAAGATGCATGAATTGAGCTTTCTTATTCTGAAGATGATTAAAGATAGCTATAATCTTCCAAAACAATACTCTTCCGATATTGAAGACTTGAAGAATACCGGCCATCTACGAGTGATGAAATACAAAATTCCTAAAACCAACCAAGATTGTGAAATAGCTTTGTTACCACATACCGACAAAAGTACCTTAACCATGTTATACCAAAACGAAGTCCAAGGTTTACATGTTCAAACCAAAGCAAATAAATGGATTCAATTGAACATACCTCAAGAAGGCTTTGTTGTCATAGTTGGTGACATACTCAAG GCATGGAGTAACGGAAGACTTCACGCACCTACGCATAAAGTAATGATGTGTGGAGAGAAAGAACGATACTCATTTGCTGAATTTACACTTCCAAAAGAAGATGTGAAAATTGAGGTACCAAGTGAATTGGTGGATGATGAAGTGCATCCTCTTCGTTATAGATCATTCACTTATGGAGATTACTTGAAGTACTATGTTTCAACCCTTAAGGAAAATGCACTAGAAGCATATTTAGGtgtttga